In Tursiops truncatus isolate mTurTru1 chromosome X, mTurTru1.mat.Y, whole genome shotgun sequence, the following proteins share a genomic window:
- the NR0B1 gene encoding nuclear receptor subfamily 0 group B member 1, which produces MAGEDHQWQGSILYNMLMSAKQTHATPEAPEARPGGACWGCSCGSEPPVGREGLPGERAVALLYRCCFCGEDHPRQGSILYNMLTSAKQTQETAEAPEARLGGACWGCSCGSEPPVGREGLPGGRATVLLYRCCFCGEDHPRQGSILYSLLTSAKQTHVAPEAPEARPGGAWWDRSYCAQRLGGREELPRGRALALPYRCCFCGEDHPRQGGILCNVPTSAKQTHVAPEAQPGGPWWDPSCGAQRRVALKSPQVVCEAASAGLLKTLRFVKYLPCFQVLPLDQQLVLVRSCWAPLLLLELAQDRLNFETVETSEPSLLQKILTTRRRETEGDEPQPHLVLPPEAEHLPLAAEVQAIKGFLAKCWSLDISTKEYAYLKGTVLFNPDLPGLQCVKYIQGLQWGTQRILREHVRVTHRGHQARFAELNSTLFLLRFINANVLAELFFRPIIGPVTMDDMMLEMLCAK; this is translated from the exons ATGGCGGGCGAGGACCACCAGTGGCAGGGCAGCATCCTCTACAACATGCTCATGAGCGCGAAGCAAACGCACGCGACTCCGGAGGCGCCCGAGGCACGGCCGGGGGGCGCGTGCTGGGGCTGCTCCTGTGGCTCGGAGCCCCCGGTGGGCAGAGAGGGGCTGCCAGGTGAACGGGCAGTGGCGCTCCTGTACCGCTGCTGCTTTTGCGGTGAAGACCACCCGCGGCAGGGCAGCATCCTCTACAACATGCTCACGAGCGCGAAGCAAACGCAGGAGACTGCGGAGGCGCCCGAGGCCCGGCTGGGGGGCGCGTGCTGGGGCTGCTCCTGTGGTTCGGAGCCcccagtgggcagagagggactGCCGGGTGGGCGGGCCACGGTGCTCCTGTACCGCTGCTGCTTTTGCGGTGAAGACCACCCGCGGCAGGGCAGCATCCTGTACAGCTTGCTCACCAGCGCAAAGCAAACGCACGTGGCTCCGGAAGCTCCTGAGGCGCGGCCGGGGGGCGCGTGGTGGGACCGCTCCTACTGCGCGCAGAGGCTGGGGGGCAGAGAGGAGCTGCCGCGCGGGCGGGCCTTGGCGCTCCCGTACCGCTGCTGCTTTTGCGGTGAAGACCACCCGCGGCAGGGCGGCATCCTCTGCAACGTGCCCACGAGCGCAAAGCAAACGCACGTGGCTCCAGAGGCACAGCCGGGGGGCCCCTGGTGGGACCCCTCGTGCGGCGCGCAGCGGCGGGTGGCCCTCAAGAGCCCACAGGTGGTCTGCGAGGCAGCCTCGGCAGGCCTGTTGAAGACGCTGCGCTTCGTCAAGTACCTGCCCTGCTTCCAGGTGCTGCCCCTGGACCAGCAGCTGGTGCTGGTGCGCAGCTGCTGGGCGCCGCTACTCCTGCTGGAGCTGGCCCAGGACCGCTTGAACTTTGAGACGGTGGAGACCTCGGAGCCCAGCCTGCTGCAGAAGATCCTCACCACCAGGCGGCGGGAGACCGAGGGCGACGAGCCGCAGCCACATTTGGTACTGCCGCCGGAGGCCGAGCATTTGCCGTTGGCCGCCGAGGTCCAAGCCATCAAGGGCTTCCTCGCCAAGTGCTGGAGCCTGGACATCAGTACCAAGGAGTACGCCTACCTCAAGGGGACCGTGCTCTTTAACCCGG ACCTACCAGGTCTGCAGTGCGTGAAGTACATCCAGGGACTTCAGTGGGGAACCCAGCGGATACTCCGTGAACACGTCAGGGTGACACACAGGGGGCACCAGGCCAGATTTGCCGAACTGAACAGCACCCTTTTCCTGCTGAGATTCATCAATGCCAATGTCCTGGCCGAACTGTTCTTCAGGCCCATCATCGGCCCAGTCACAATGGATGATATGATGCTAGAGATGCTCTGTGCGAAGTAA